The following nucleotide sequence is from Scylla paramamosain isolate STU-SP2022 unplaced genomic scaffold, ASM3559412v1 Contig72, whole genome shotgun sequence.
CATATTGATGTATATGggtggtgtgtgagagagagagagagagagagagagagagagagagagagagagagagagagagagagagagagagagagagagagagagagagagagagagagagagagagagagagagagagagattgggtaTGTTTTCTTCTGTCAATCTCAAATTATTTcacatccataaacctgtctctctctatcaacacacacacacacacacacacacacacacacacactctctctctctctctctctctctctttccacacacacacacacacacacacacacacacacacacacacacacacacacacacacacacaggcacatccTGTCAATCTATTAATCTACTTAAGTTTACCTACAAAAACCCAGATTACCcaatactttcttcttccttacctaaccttatctaaccctacctaactaaacctaacttaatcttgactaatctaaccttaccttaatTTAAATACAGTAGTGttctgtaatgtgtgtgtgtgtgtgtgtgtgtgtgtgtgtgtgtgtgtgtgtgtgtgtgtgtgtgtgtgtgtgtgtgtgtgtgtgtgtgtgttttgttgttgttgttttttttatttggttaggtattttgtttgtttgtttgtttcttctctttcattcattttccttttcttcattccttctttcattcagtcctccttccttctttactttttctcttccttccttctcttattcactttccttctcctccatttcattcagtcactcttcttcctcctctttcaaacattttcttcttttcctttcattcaattaccctcctttcttcctttccattcttccctttcacttaattctcttgtcttctctctttttccctcaatcattttttccttttcttttcaattaattccttttcttccttttatttactattatttttttacttattctctttcattcattcacatttCCTCTAAATtaaccttctttttcttcctttctctgcatttttttctacccaatctctcttcttcttttcctcctcctttttttcttttcactcaaacaatttctctccttccttccttcctttcttcctcccatatAATTAATTTCATTAAATCTTCAACCACTTACTATTCacacaacttaacctaacctacacacatacacacacacccacacacgcacacacacacttagatcACTGGGATGTTTTGGAGAgctaagaagaaaggaacactaATAATATGTGATAAATGAGAActagcaaagaaaataaacaataagaacttgtgaaaaaatggagagagagagagagagagagagagagagagagagagagagagagagagagagagagagagagagagagagagagagagagagagagagatttatgatgCTCAGAAACGCATATCTTTCGtgcttaaaaaaaagagaaaaataaagaaaaaaaacttacagaattatggagagagagagagagagagagagagagagagagagagagagagagagagagagagagagagagagagagagagagagagagagagagagagagagagatgaaaaaaggaaCATTAAAAATTCCACATACCGAAAAACTCTTGcaagaaaagacaataaaaaaacaccgaaaaaaaagatttacGTCGAAAAAAAAGTCTAGATATTCAAAAAAGCAATCATTTAATATAActtctacatatatatataatttttttttttgatagtaGGGGGAAGggacttttttggggggatggtggtggtgatggttaagTTTTAATAATAGCTTTTAATATAACTGTGATGGTGATTAGTGTGAATGTTAgctagcaatagtaatagtgataacaatagtagtggtggtggtggcggtggtggtagatgggaaaaatagtagtaatatatagagcaaaaggcaaaaaaaggcATGGCTGGATTACTGTACCTCTCCCCTTGCCCAATTTTGGAGGTTTTGTGTCAGGCCGAAGATATGAGTCGTCTGAAAGTATGAGTTAGGTTACTGGCTTGTACCcattcctccccattccctcccatgcACCCATAAAACTAACTGCTATTATTTACATCACTaccaattttttctctctcctttttattgctGATTACTGTTGGTTTTTTGATTCCCCCATGCAcccattccttcctcattccctcccatgCATCCCGATTGTAAATCTAAGCCAATATATTTTAATTtcaacctttttctttctttcttatactcttatgtatttttgcttttcttttatattttatcatgcacctattcttttcccattccttcccatgCACCCCCATTATAAAACAACCCGTTATATTTTAGACTTctaccttttttcctttttttctctctttcttacatgtatttattattgttactattattttattttgtcatgcccctattcctccccctttccctcccatgCACTCATAAAACTAATCTTTATAATTTAAatcatcatttttctctctcctttcttatacctatttttgtctttatcttcTCATGCACCCATTCTTCCATTATTtccccattccctttcatgCACCCCCATTGTAAAATTAACCCATTATATTTttgatttctacttttttcttcgttataTCAAAATTtttagttattgttgtttctctccttttttaaataattatattattttctttcctgttctccCATGCAcccattcctctcccactcATAAAATTACCCCATTGTATAATGTTTACCCATAATATATAAATTTctacctttttatcttttcattatacaCCCATTACAATATTAATCCTCCCCCTCACCATTCCTACCCATGCATTTCTCATATTCCCCCTTTTAATACCCATTCCCATTGGGACCCATTATATCTATCTCAGTCTCTTCCATTAGAAACATCAGGAATATAAGTTTACTAATGGCTGTGGGAGAAATATATAAGGGACGATTCAAGGAAATAATTATATTTTCTAATAGTACTTACaagtttgatatttttttctttatcaatcattcttttttcttctttttaggtGGTGGAGACAGtttgtcttttccttattttctttttttttgtataaggtGATAGAAGCAAGGAAATGCaatgcagagaaagaaaataaggaagagattgATAACTTTCACTGTTgaaaagaccagagagagagagagagagagagagagagagagagagagagagagagagagagagagagagagagagagagagagagagagagagagagagagtatgcattccttctctcttcctcctttaccatTTCTAAGTGAGAGAAGACAAAGATGGAtttctgaactctctctctctctctctctctctctctctctctctctctctctctctctctctctctctctccattcattgtTGCATTTAGCAACTTtactgagacaaaaaaaataaaaaattaaaacttgattattttttttctttggttttcttaaaaatcgcattttttcctttgtctttgaGAAGATacattaacaggaaaaaaatggtttgtttgcttcttagtttgtttttcttctatatCACTCTTTTCGTTTCTGCTtttgttgatctctctctctctctctctctctctctctctctctctctctctctcatactgctCCTTGCAACACTAGAAACGCAACACTGCACTGATTCCTGCAATACAATAGCAAAACTGTTATTCCGAAAAACGTGGTGTGCaatgataatcataataataataatgataatgacgctGAGTGAATTGTGTTTGCCTAGGCGGAGGCTGCGCGTCAGCTGATCGTCTGTTATGGTAttccttattgttttggtgccaaTAGACTATCTCAGTATCAGACCTTGACTTCTAATTTATGAAACTACATTATTTTTGGGGTATTATATATTCAAGTCTTCTAGAAGTTGACTAGAAAAGAAATGATCGTACTTTGAGTTTTATCAATTAAGGCACAAAATACAAGATGTCCCAGGAATATATGAACGACACGCTGCACGTGTATATCCTTAATTTCGCTGTTAAACCGTTTATTTCCTAGATACATATTtaaaaatactttaattttactATTtcgttaaaagaaagaaaaaaaaaagatatcctGCAGACTAACTCTTGTGCTATATACCTGGCGAATCTGGCAACCGCAACTTGAGTTCATGACTCCTATCATTAAGACGGGTATTCACATATATGTCCCTACATATGTGTGGGAGGGCAATGAACCTTAGTGTTAGAGGAAATAAAGGTCAGATTGcagggttttgtgtgtgtgtaggtgattctctctctctctctctctctctctctctctctctctctctctctctctctctctctctctctctctctctcttcccccaacaCACCCCTCCCAAACACTCCAACCCTCTGAAGACCACAAAGCTCACCTGTACTCTTGCTAAACGAGGAATTAGAAGGGACCTGAAGAAAATCATTAGTCGTTCGCTGGTTATTGTCATTTCCCCTGTCGTTGGTGGcctgggcggcggcggcggcggcggcggcagaggcggcggcggcagcggcggctaCAGCAGGGGGCGGCGCCAGGGGGATGTGGTCAGGCCGGGGTGAGGTGGCGACGCCCGTGTGTAGAGCCTTCTGCACCAAGCCAGTCAGAGATGCCAGCTGTCTTTCCATCTGCTCTACCCTCATACTGTAGAACGCTGACCTGGGGGATGGGAAGGGTGAGTTATGGGGGTTATGGGTAATGGGTGAGAGATGGGAGTCATGGGTGTAGAAGGGTGACCTGTTTGGATGGGGATGAGTTAATGGGGTGTGATTGGGAATGGGTGATGGATAAGAGATGAGAGTTATGTGTGTAGAAGTCTGACCTGGGGAATGGGGGTGCGGTTAATGGGGACAATGGGGAATGGGTGATGGGGATGTGACGAGaatgggtgatgggtggtgtAATGGTTACCTAACACCATACCCCCATACCCTTCCATAGCTATATTACTTCCACCCCCATCCCCCAAAACATCCCCATTATCCCATAGTCCTATCCCCTCCCCATTACTTTCACCCATACCCCATAACCCCATAACAACTTTATTAAAATAACCTCACACCCTCGTACCCCCATTACTATCACCCATACTTCCCCATTTTCCCGTTAACCCTGCTTCCATTCCCCTAATAATTCCATATCCGCACCCATTCACCCATTAACTTCAATACCCTCCTATACCCAACCCATCTCTAATAACTCAACTCTCCCATCTGCCCATCAAGctaaccccctcccctccccttccccatcacTCCTCACCTGGTCTCCTCGTCAATGATGGGGGTGACGGAGCCGCTGCGTGATGGGTACTGGCCCCCATAGTAAGGATCCTCGTAActaggggtgggggtgaggaaggCAGGCCCCCTCCCCCATAGGGCCTAGGGGACCTCTCCGGGGAAGACAGGTATCCATCCCCATGCATGCGTTCTGTAGGGAGTGAGGGGGGTGAGAGGGTGCATGGGGTAATGATGGGTGCCTATCCTaattgttgcttttgttttcttatcacgggaagttgttatttttttggggtatttttacgtgtgtgtgtgtgtgtgtgtgtgtgtgtgtgtgtgtgtgtgtgtgtgtgtgtgtgtgtgtgtgtgtgtgtgtgtgtgtgtgtgtgtgtgtgtgtgtgtgtgtgtttgttgtgaaattgtttcttatcttattttctcgATTTACGTTAATTtggtcattatttttctctgtcaAAATTTTTCTTAGTGCtgcataatattttcctttgtagTAACTCTTGTAGAGACAAAAATAAACTTATCAATGTCTTAacttttaaaaattttgttgtgcttttatatatttcatatcTGTTGTTAGTGATAAGTTTGTCATTTCaatgtatatattttgtctttgtTGTACTTTTATatgcaacaaacaaacaaaaaaataactactTTCTTGTACTTTATATATGCAACAAAAGTCTATTATATcaatgtatttatattttatcttgtACGTTATTTTATATGCAAGAATAAATCTCTCACATTATATGAACGTACATAATTCAAAATCTCATCTTTACTTACTTTTCGGTAATGTAATATACTTAATGGAATGTAATGCAGCATATTGAAAAAAACCGAGAATTTTATAATCTTCACAAACTTAATTATCAAAGCACTACCTACTTCCATCATCACTCTTATTAATACGTAACTCACTCTTAATAACGCACTCTTATTAATTCACTTTACGCTTCAAGGAAAGAACTAAACATGCCAATATTTTCAAgtgcaaaaaagtaaaaataaaataaataaatatatgaagagTTTTAATATATACAGTATGCagtctcttcattattattattattattattattattattattattattattattactattattattattattactattattattattataattattattaatattattattatatcattaatATCAATATTACTGTGTTCTAATATttgaaggagtagtagtagtagtagtagtagtagtagtagtagtagtagtaatagtagtagtagtggaactGTCGTCTTTATTTAAtctctttgtctatctctgtGAGTTGTCatggatacagagagagagagagagagagagagagagagagagagagagagagagagagagagagagagagagagagagagagagagagagagagagagagagtgtgtgtgtgtgtgtgtgtgtgtgtgtgtgtgtgtgtgtgtgtgtgtgtgtgtgtgtgtgtgtgtgtgtgtgtgtgtgtgtgtgtgtgtgtgtgtgtgtgtgtgtgtgtgtgtgtgtatcggtcGCGTGCACCCTTGTTATTTCAGCTTAGAAACGAtaaagttcagagagagagagagagagagagagagagagagagagagagagagagagagagagagagagagagagaga
It contains:
- the LOC135098647 gene encoding uncharacterized protein LOC135098647 isoform X2 — its product is MMGVKAGLRPAAPPPGLPEGPRPPHLARSFSSYSSSPERLELLYSSQERMHGDGYLSSPERSPRPYGGGGLPSSPPPLVTRILTMGASTHHAAAPSPPSLTRRPGQRSTV
- the LOC135098647 gene encoding uncharacterized protein LOC135098647 isoform X1, which gives rise to MSAVSGVWQCISERQVRGLLHGALLPPGAPQPNAGIAPIPRGPRPHYPPERMHGDGYLSSPERSPRPYGGGGLPSSPPPLVTRILTMGASTHHAAAPSPPSLTRRPGQRSTV